The Trichoderma atroviride chromosome 5, complete sequence genome contains a region encoding:
- a CDS encoding uncharacterized protein (MEROPS:MER0004247) gives MFLCNLGNFNGEGDQKFVPDVSAEALRKLASISPKTEAGLDKMIDPLLAVPPFSLGYPGENTQSGYYPTEEPITRDDIAKVSDVMNKRSIGPENTRVRKVLKDGKPVLQLLQASAETDVLESGDNELADGILLVRGDHSEELAKICSDLEMAKQYAGNDKQTAFLTHYIECFRTGSLEAFQESQKTWVTDVSATVENILGFIEPYRDPAGIRSEWEAMIGIADADEIKKLKTFVDSSATFIRQLPWAVEGVNDGKGPYEKSLFEAPDFTSVHALAVCGSIVFEAANLPNVGYEYIRETHGFKNIVLANRLSVNNNPDLPCYWVDSSELKFFQSTTHIVRFLTTAIHELISHGTGKLLSETSPGTYNFDKQNPPISPLSGEAITSHYRPGQTWTSVFGKLAGTVEECRAILMSEYFMDNKHLLSIFGYTDSSSITAQDLLYATYLNIGVDGLQALEHYNFQDQAWGQVHHQAHFSILKHLLQDGDGVISIAHHPTQQSLTVKVDRSKILSHGKQSLGSYLCKLHIWRCTADVSACKNFYEPLCAVDGVYEEWRKIVVSKPKMKWKFVQPNTFLTGGNVQVKVYKETNEGLIQSWAERDI, from the exons ATGTTCCTTTGCAACTTGGGCAACTTCAAT GGAGAGGGCGACCAGAAATTCGTCCCTGATGTATCAGCAGAAGCTCTCAGGAAGCTTGCTAGCATTTCCCCAAAGACGGAAGCCGGGTTAGACAAGATGATCGACCCTCTTCTAGCAGTTCCACCGTTCAGCCTGGGATACCCTGGTGAAAATACGCAGTCGGGCTACTACCCTACCGAGGAGCCCATCACCAGGGATGACATCGCCAAGGTCTCGGACGTGATGAACAAAAGGTCAATCGGCCCGGAGAATACCCGCGTTCGAAAAGTGCTCAAGGATGGCAAGCCTGTGTTGCAGCTGTTGCAAGCTTCTGCAGAAACTGATGTGCTCGAGAGTGGTGACAACGAACTCGCAGATGGTATCTTGCTTGTCCGAGGAGACCACTCGGAGGAACTGGCCAAGATCTGCTCTGATTTGGAAATGGCGAAGCAGTATGCAGGCAACGATAAACAGACTGCGTTTTTGACACATTACATCGAATGCTTTCGTACTGGCAGTTTAGAAGCCTTCCAGGAGTCGCAAAAGACCTGGGTGACGGATGTATCGGCCACAGTCGAAAACATACTTGGCTTCATCGAGCCTTACCGCGACCCCGCTGGAATCCGTTCTGAGTGGGAGGCCATGATAGGCattgccgatgccgatgaaATCAAGAAGTTGAAAACCTTTGTCGACAGCTCAGCTACATTCATTCGACAGCTCCCATGGGCGGTCGAGGGAGTGAATGATGGCAAAGGGCCATATGAGAAGAGTCTATTTGAGGCTCCAGACTTTACTAGTGTCCACG CACTGGCTGTGTGcggcagcatcgtcttcgaaGCCGCCAATCTCCCAAATgtgggg TACGAATACATCCGAGAAACCCACGGCTTCAAGAACATTGTCCTCGCAAATCGTCTCAGCGTCAACAATAACCCTGACCTTCCCTGCTATTGGGTTGACTCTTCCGAGCTCAAGTTTTTCCAAAGTACCACGCACATTGTGAGATTTCTCACCACTGCCATTCATGAATTGATTAGTCACGGCACAGGCAAGCTCCTCAGCGAGACTTCTCCAGGAACCTACAACTTTGACAAGCAGAATCCTCCAATCAGCCCCCTCAGCGGGGAAGCCATAACTTCACACTATCGACCCGGCCAGACGTGGACAAGTGTGTTTGGGAAGCTGGCAGGAACAGTGGAGGAATGTCGTGCAATCTTGATGTCGGAATATTTCATGGATAACAAGCATCTGCTGAGCATTTTTGGCTACAccgatagcagcagcatcacaGCTCAAGACC TTCTCTACGCCACATATCTCAATATTGGCGTCGATGGCCTGCAAGCACTCGAGCATTACAACTTCCAAGACCAAGCCTGGGGCCAAGTCCACCACCAGGCTCACTTCTCCATTCTTAAACACCTCCTACAAGACGGCGACGGAGTCATCTCCATCGCGCACCATCCTACGCAGCAATCTCTCACAGTAAAAGTTGACCGATCCAAAATCCTTTCCCACGGTAAACAATCTCTGGGCTCGTATCTCTGCAAGCTACACATCTGGCGCTGCACCGCCGATGTGTCCGCATGCAAAAACTTCTATGAGCCGTTGTGTGCAGTTGATGGTGTGTATGAAGAATGGCGGAAGATTGTCGTGTCGAAACCGAAGATGAAGTGGAAGTTTGTGCAGCCAAATACTTTCCTCACGGGTGGAAATGTCCAAGTCAAGGTTTACAAGGAAACTAACGAGGGCCTTATCCAGTCGTGGGCTGAGAGGGACATTTGA
- a CDS encoding uncharacterized protein (EggNog:ENOG41), which translates to MYESIGKVEEAIELNTKGYKMRLEEEPRKGGLLGGFEQNLGYNYNTANQHETALMWFEKSRVTWTAWNVKEGREGDWPTVTKKNTARCLVYLERYDEAKSLLDVSIREFKQEKPLNWAMLAYTYFVQGILERRRNRPESAEASFMEAQNMWFKGDQTRSHPFNAGCIYKTGVVCLDQGKVEAAIKHLRDALEITKFHADTMPVEHARGLFKLSEALVQNSSTNEDEKDDSEEEAQDLRDEAEIYLLRRDKSATQFGNEDTYDRWVPIFWR; encoded by the exons CAAGGGCTACAAGATGCGCCTAGAAGAAGAGCCTCGCAAGGGCGGCCTCCTCGGCGGTTTCGAGCAGAACCTCGGATACAACTACAACACTGCCAACCAGCATGAAACAGCGCTCATGTGGTTTGAAAAGTCGCGCGTTACCTGGACCGCGTGGAATGTAAAGGAAGGCAGGGAAGGGGACTGGCCCACGGTCACAAAGAAGAATACCGCGAGGTGTCTTGTGTATCTGGAGAGGTACGATGAGGCGAAGTCCTTGCTCGACGTTTCAATCAGAGAGTTTAAGCAGGAGAAACCTCTAAACTGGGCAATGCTGGCTTA CACATACTTTGTCCAAGGTATCCTTGAACGACGTAGGAACAGGCCAGAATCTGCCGAGGCAAGTTTCATGGAAGCGCAGAATATGTGGTTCAAAGGTGATCAGACGCGCTCTCACCCGTTCAATGCAGGATGCATTTACAAGACGGGCGTGGTTTGCCTAGATCAGGGCAAGGTGGAGGCTGCCAT TAAACATCTCCGTGACGCCCTCGAGATCACAAAATTCCATGCCGACACCATGCCCGTTGAGCACGCGCGCGGCCTGTTCAAACTCTCCGAGGCTCTAGTCCAGAACTCGTCTACAAATGAGGACGAGAAAGATGACAgtgaggaagaagcacaagATTTGAGAGACGAGGCCGAAATATATTTGCTCAGGAGGGATAAAAGTGCGACGCAATTTGGGAACGAAGACACCTATGATAGATGGGTGCCGATTTTTTGGCGGTAG